One genomic segment of Salinigranum rubrum includes these proteins:
- a CDS encoding DUF3303 domain-containing protein, giving the protein MLFMIIERFREGDAEAVYRRLDSEGRRMPDELEYLGSWVSADLGRCFQLVECDDVALVQEWVVAWRDLVEFEVVPVTEGAATAEAVSSATERE; this is encoded by the coding sequence ATGCTGTTCATGATCATCGAGCGATTCCGCGAAGGGGACGCCGAAGCGGTGTACCGTCGGCTCGACAGCGAGGGCCGGAGGATGCCCGACGAACTCGAATACCTGGGGAGCTGGGTCTCAGCCGACCTCGGTCGGTGTTTCCAACTCGTCGAGTGCGACGACGTCGCCCTCGTCCAGGAGTGGGTGGTCGCGTGGCGGGACTTGGTCGAGTTCGAGGTGGTTCCGGTCACGGAGGGCGCGGCGACGGCGGAGGCGGTGAGTTCGGCGACCGAGCGCGAGTGA
- the rpsB gene encoding 30S ribosomal protein S2: MSDNDNDAVEVVDEEEAAEAPDVETEAENDTEEAAEAPSEEAEVEETAAADEAAPATEADVEVAEPDAEEADDAPTFDEDVMPDEEADLLIPVEDYLSAGVHIGTQQKTKDMERFIHRVRDDGLYVLDVSQTDSRIRTAADFLANYAPEQILVTSSRQYGRFPAKKFADAVGARARTGRFIPGTLTNPDYAGYIEPDVVVVTDPIGDAQAVKEAITVGIPVIAMCDSNNQTSNVDLVVPTNNKGRRALSVVYWLLANETLDRRGTDQVYALDEFEEV, translated from the coding sequence ATGAGCGACAACGACAACGACGCGGTCGAGGTCGTCGACGAGGAGGAGGCCGCCGAGGCCCCCGACGTCGAGACCGAGGCCGAAAACGACACCGAAGAAGCCGCCGAGGCCCCCAGCGAGGAGGCCGAGGTCGAAGAGACAGCCGCGGCCGACGAGGCCGCCCCGGCGACCGAGGCGGACGTCGAGGTCGCGGAACCCGACGCCGAGGAGGCCGACGACGCGCCGACCTTCGACGAGGACGTCATGCCGGACGAGGAGGCCGACCTCCTCATCCCGGTCGAGGACTACCTCTCCGCTGGGGTCCACATCGGTACCCAGCAGAAGACGAAGGACATGGAGCGGTTCATCCACCGCGTCCGCGACGACGGCCTCTACGTCCTCGACGTGAGCCAGACCGACTCTCGGATCCGGACGGCCGCGGACTTCCTCGCGAACTACGCGCCCGAGCAGATCCTGGTCACCTCGTCCCGGCAGTACGGGCGGTTCCCGGCGAAGAAGTTCGCCGACGCCGTCGGTGCCCGCGCTCGCACCGGGAGATTCATCCCGGGGACGCTGACCAACCCGGACTACGCCGGGTACATCGAACCGGACGTCGTCGTGGTGACCGACCCCATCGGCGACGCTCAGGCGGTGAAGGAGGCAATCACCGTCGGTATCCCGGTCATCGCGATGTGTGACTCGAACAACCAGACGTCGAACGTCGACCTCGTCGTCCCGACGAACAACAAGGGTCGACGCGCCCTGAGCGTGGTGTACTGGCTGCTCGCCAACGAGACGCTCGACCGCCGCGGCACCGATCAGGTGTACGCCCTCGACGAGTTCGAGGAAGTCTAG
- the eno gene encoding phosphopyruvate hydratase yields the protein MTLISSVSLRRVLDSRGNPTVEADVLTESGGFGRAAAPSGASTGEYEAIELPPSEAIAAARRLAIPRLEGEVHTGDQRAVDTTLRAADGTENFSEIGANSAVAISMAAAKAGADTLGLPLYQHLGGAFRGDNFPIPLGNVIGGGEHAKEATHIQEFLAAPVGAPSVAEAVFANAKVHGRASELLDERDVPAAKGDEGAWAPPISDAEAFEVMEEAVEDVADDLGFEIKFGLDVAASELHSEEGYDFGDEVKSTAEMIAYIAEMVDEYDLAYVEDPLDENDYEGFAELTDEVGDRTLICGDDLFVTNTSRLQDGIDAGAGNSILIKPNQIGSLTDAFDAIELATEHGYDSVISHRSGETEDTTIAHLAVATDAPFIKTGTVQGERTAKLNELIRIADDAV from the coding sequence ATGACGCTCATCAGCTCCGTCTCGCTCCGCCGTGTGCTCGACTCGCGTGGAAACCCGACCGTCGAGGCCGACGTCCTCACCGAATCCGGCGGGTTCGGCCGTGCCGCCGCCCCCTCGGGGGCGAGTACCGGCGAGTACGAGGCTATCGAGCTTCCGCCCTCGGAGGCCATCGCGGCCGCCCGCCGACTGGCCATTCCCCGACTGGAGGGCGAGGTACACACCGGCGACCAGCGCGCGGTCGACACGACGCTTCGGGCCGCCGACGGCACGGAGAACTTCTCCGAAATCGGCGCGAACTCGGCAGTCGCCATCTCGATGGCCGCGGCGAAAGCCGGGGCCGACACCCTCGGTCTGCCGCTGTACCAGCACCTCGGAGGAGCGTTCCGCGGCGACAACTTCCCCATCCCCCTCGGCAACGTCATCGGGGGCGGCGAGCACGCCAAGGAGGCGACTCACATCCAAGAGTTCCTCGCCGCACCCGTCGGTGCACCCTCCGTCGCGGAGGCCGTCTTCGCCAACGCGAAGGTCCACGGCCGCGCCTCCGAACTCCTCGACGAGCGGGACGTCCCCGCCGCGAAGGGAGACGAGGGCGCGTGGGCGCCACCCATCTCCGACGCGGAGGCGTTCGAGGTGATGGAAGAGGCCGTCGAGGACGTCGCGGACGACCTCGGCTTCGAGATCAAGTTCGGCCTCGACGTCGCCGCGAGCGAACTCCACTCCGAGGAGGGCTACGACTTCGGCGACGAGGTCAAATCGACGGCGGAGATGATCGCCTACATCGCCGAGATGGTCGACGAGTACGACCTCGCCTACGTCGAGGACCCCCTCGACGAGAACGACTACGAGGGCTTCGCCGAACTCACCGACGAGGTGGGCGACCGGACGCTCATCTGCGGCGACGACCTGTTCGTCACGAACACGTCGCGTCTCCAGGATGGCATCGACGCCGGCGCCGGCAACTCCATCCTCATCAAGCCGAACCAGATCGGCTCCTTGACCGACGCGTTCGACGCCATCGAACTCGCGACCGAGCACGGGTACGACTCGGTCATCTCCCACCGCTCGGGCGAGACCGAGGACACCACCATCGCACACCTCGCCGTCGCCACCGACGCGCCGTTCATCAAGACCGGCACGGTGCAGGGCGAGCGAACCGCCAAGCTGAACGAACTCATCAGAATCGCGGACGACGCAGTCTAA
- a CDS encoding DNA-directed RNA polymerase subunit K has translation MKQRYNRYEKARILGARALQVSYGAPVLIDSEQSEPILIAAEEYDAGVLPFTVKREGN, from the coding sequence ATGAAACAGCGCTACAACCGCTACGAGAAGGCACGCATCCTGGGCGCGAGAGCCCTGCAAGTGTCGTACGGCGCGCCGGTGCTCATCGATTCCGAGCAGTCCGAGCCCATCCTCATCGCCGCCGAGGAGTACGACGCGGGCGTGCTGCCGTTCACCGTCAAACGGGAGGGCAACTGA
- a CDS encoding DNA-directed RNA polymerase subunit N: MMIPVRCFTCGNVVGEHWDDFKRRTEAGEDPAEVLDDLGVTRHCCRRMIVSHKDLVDVVAPYQ; encoded by the coding sequence ATGATGATTCCCGTCCGGTGCTTCACGTGCGGCAACGTCGTGGGTGAGCACTGGGACGACTTCAAGCGACGCACGGAGGCGGGCGAAGACCCCGCCGAGGTCCTCGACGACCTCGGGGTCACCCGCCACTGCTGCCGTCGGATGATCGTCTCGCACAAGGACCTCGTCGACGTGGTGGCTCCCTACCAATGA
- a CDS encoding 30S ribosomal protein S9, protein MVTNTSGKKKTAVARATVRDGEGRVRINSRPVELVEPEMARLKMLEPFRIAGDDLRSQVDLDISVSGGGVSGQADAVRTAIARGIVQHLNDAELRDAFMEFDRSLLVNDVRQSEPKKWGGPGARARYQKSYR, encoded by the coding sequence ATGGTAACCAACACGTCTGGCAAGAAGAAGACGGCCGTCGCCCGTGCTACGGTCAGGGACGGCGAGGGTCGCGTGCGCATCAACTCCCGACCGGTCGAACTGGTCGAACCGGAGATGGCCCGCCTGAAGATGCTGGAGCCGTTCCGCATCGCCGGCGACGACCTCCGTTCGCAGGTCGACCTCGACATCTCCGTTTCGGGCGGGGGCGTGAGCGGACAGGCCGACGCCGTCCGCACCGCCATCGCGCGCGGTATCGTCCAGCACCTCAACGACGCCGAACTCCGCGACGCGTTCATGGAGTTCGACCGCTCGCTGCTGGTGAACGACGTCCGCCAGTCCGAGCCCAAGAAGTGGGGCGGACCGGGCGCACGAGCACGCTACCAGAAGTCCTACCGCTAG
- a CDS encoding 50S ribosomal protein L13 translates to MSVAEFDADVVVDARDCILGRVASEVAQKALAGESVAVVNAEDAVITGSEEDVMSVYRKRVDVGSDRGPYYPKRPDRIFKRAVRGMLPYKKPRGREALERVRIYVGNPYDDEGEVLEGTSLDRLSNIKFISLGEVSENLGANVTW, encoded by the coding sequence ATGAGCGTGGCCGAGTTCGACGCGGACGTCGTCGTCGACGCCCGCGACTGTATCCTCGGTCGCGTCGCCAGCGAGGTTGCACAGAAGGCGCTCGCCGGCGAGTCGGTCGCCGTCGTCAACGCCGAAGACGCGGTCATCACCGGCTCCGAAGAGGACGTCATGAGCGTCTACCGCAAGCGCGTCGACGTCGGCTCCGACCGGGGGCCGTACTACCCGAAGCGTCCCGACCGCATCTTCAAGCGCGCCGTCCGCGGCATGCTCCCGTACAAGAAGCCGCGCGGCCGCGAGGCGCTCGAACGCGTCCGCATCTACGTCGGCAACCCGTACGACGACGAGGGCGAAGTGCTCGAAGGGACGTCGCTGGACCGCCTGTCGAACATCAAGTTCATCTCGCTCGGCGAAGTGAGCGAGAATCTGGGGGCTAACGTCACATGGTAA
- a CDS encoding 50S ribosomal protein L18e — protein MSKTNPRLASLIAELKAVSRDSGANVWADVADRLEKPRRTHAEVNLGRIERYAREDETVVVPGKVLGSGVLQKNVTVAAVDFSSTARTKIERVGDAVTLEQLAEQNPDGSNVRVIR, from the coding sequence ATGAGTAAGACGAATCCGAGACTCGCAAGTCTCATCGCCGAGCTGAAGGCGGTCTCGCGCGACTCCGGCGCCAACGTCTGGGCCGACGTCGCCGACCGCTTAGAGAAGCCACGGCGCACCCACGCAGAGGTAAACCTCGGACGCATCGAACGGTACGCCCGCGAGGACGAGACCGTCGTCGTCCCCGGCAAGGTGCTGGGCAGTGGTGTGCTGCAGAAGAACGTCACCGTCGCCGCCGTCGACTTCTCGTCGACCGCTCGCACGAAGATCGAGCGGGTCGGCGACGCCGTGACGCTGGAACAGCTAGCCGAACAGAACCCCGACGGGTCGAACGTACGGGTGATTCGATGA
- a CDS encoding DNA-directed RNA polymerase subunit D, which yields MTANFEVEFIERSDRKARFVARGLTPAFANGIRRAMIADVPTFSIDDVRFVENSSVMFDEMIGLRLGLVPLTTPLDDFEVGESVTLALDVEGPATAYSGDIETSDALVEPADRNVPIIELKNGQRLELEADAVLETGKSHAKQQGGVAVGYRHLQRVEVVGDDPDAEFDEQEPNILRGVIEDEGELVPTEEFDNDLTNRYPGKEVEVHDVPGAFVFHVETDGSFSVEELVTRAVDSIESRAAELEEKVAI from the coding sequence ATGACAGCCAATTTCGAAGTCGAGTTCATCGAACGCTCCGACCGGAAGGCGCGCTTCGTCGCGCGCGGACTGACGCCGGCGTTCGCCAACGGCATCCGCCGGGCGATGATCGCCGACGTCCCGACGTTCTCCATCGACGACGTGCGGTTCGTGGAGAACTCCTCGGTGATGTTCGACGAGATGATCGGCCTCCGTCTGGGGCTGGTCCCGCTGACGACGCCGCTCGACGACTTCGAGGTCGGAGAGAGCGTCACGCTGGCGCTCGACGTCGAAGGCCCGGCGACGGCGTACTCCGGCGACATCGAGACGTCGGATGCGCTCGTCGAACCCGCGGACCGGAACGTCCCCATCATCGAACTCAAGAACGGACAGCGGCTCGAACTCGAAGCCGACGCGGTCCTCGAAACGGGGAAGAGCCACGCCAAACAGCAGGGCGGCGTGGCCGTCGGCTACCGACACCTCCAGCGCGTGGAGGTCGTCGGTGACGACCCCGACGCCGAGTTCGACGAGCAGGAGCCCAACATCCTGCGCGGCGTCATCGAGGACGAGGGCGAACTCGTCCCGACAGAGGAGTTCGACAACGACCTCACGAACCGCTACCCCGGCAAGGAAGTCGAGGTCCACGACGTTCCGGGCGCGTTCGTCTTCCACGTGGAGACGGACGGGTCGTTCAGCGTCGAGGAACTGGTGACGCGCGCGGTCGACTCCATCGAATCGCGCGCGGCCGAACTCGAAGAGAAGGTCGCGATCTAA
- a CDS encoding 30S ribosomal protein S11 — MSESDEDRWGIAHIHASFNNTLMTVTDQTGAETVAKSSGGSVVKQNRDEASPYAAMQMADAIAEEVKAAGITKLHVRIRGPGGNRTKSPGPGAQAAIRALARAGIEIGRIEDVTPLPHDGTRAPKNRRF, encoded by the coding sequence ATGAGTGAATCAGACGAAGACCGCTGGGGCATCGCCCACATTCACGCGTCGTTCAACAACACGCTGATGACCGTCACCGACCAGACCGGCGCCGAAACCGTCGCCAAGTCCTCTGGCGGGTCGGTCGTGAAGCAGAACCGCGACGAAGCGTCGCCGTACGCCGCCATGCAGATGGCCGACGCCATCGCCGAGGAAGTGAAGGCGGCGGGCATCACGAAGCTGCACGTCCGCATCCGCGGACCCGGCGGCAACCGGACGAAGTCGCCCGGTCCCGGCGCGCAGGCGGCCATCCGCGCGCTCGCCCGCGCCGGCATCGAAATCGGTCGTATCGAGGACGTCACGCCGCTGCCGCACGACGGCACCCGAGCGCCCAAGAACCGACGGTTCTAA
- a CDS encoding 30S ribosomal protein S4 has product MTTGKNTKFYETPNHPFQGERIAQEGGLLGDYGLKNKEELWRAQSQLRDIRREARRLLGEAQGDVEDAEVAGAEFLNRLRRLGILSEEDDLSQVLSLDVTDLLERRLQTVVYRKGLANTPNQARQFVTHGHITVDGARVTVPSRKVEVDEADLVAFDANSPLDDDLHPARAEAQE; this is encoded by the coding sequence ATGACGACCGGCAAGAACACCAAGTTCTACGAGACGCCGAACCACCCGTTCCAGGGCGAGCGCATCGCCCAGGAGGGAGGTCTGCTCGGCGACTACGGCCTGAAGAACAAGGAGGAGCTCTGGCGCGCCCAGTCGCAGCTTCGTGACATCCGTCGCGAGGCCCGACGCCTCCTCGGTGAGGCACAGGGCGACGTCGAGGACGCAGAGGTCGCCGGTGCGGAGTTCCTGAACCGGCTTCGCCGACTCGGCATCCTCTCCGAGGAGGACGACCTCTCTCAGGTGCTCAGTCTGGACGTCACGGACCTGCTCGAACGGCGTCTGCAGACCGTCGTCTACCGCAAGGGGCTGGCGAACACGCCGAACCAGGCGCGTCAGTTCGTCACCCACGGCCACATCACGGTCGACGGCGCCCGCGTCACGGTGCCGTCGCGGAAGGTCGAGGTCGACGAGGCGGACCTCGTCGCCTTCGACGCGAACAGCCCGCTCGACGACGACCTTCACCCGGCCCGGGCGGAGGCACAGGAGTAA
- a CDS encoding 30S ribosomal protein S13, with amino-acid sequence MSAEEPQDDSAEDDDLRYFVRIGQTDLDGTKSVERSLSDMDGIGKRTARIVADAADVDRMATFGRLDDDDIDAVIEVVESLEDHIPAWMANRQRDFYTGETSHIVGSDLGQKRTHDINRMKMINCYKGVRHKRGQKVRGQRTKSTGRSEGTIGVNVEAIKEDMAEEAAGEDE; translated from the coding sequence ATGAGTGCAGAAGAACCACAGGACGACTCTGCCGAAGACGACGACCTTCGGTACTTCGTCAGAATCGGTCAGACCGACCTCGACGGGACGAAGAGCGTCGAGCGAAGCCTGTCCGACATGGACGGAATCGGCAAGCGTACAGCGCGAATCGTCGCCGACGCGGCCGACGTCGACCGAATGGCGACGTTCGGCCGCCTCGACGACGACGACATCGACGCCGTGATAGAGGTCGTCGAGAGCCTCGAAGACCACATCCCGGCGTGGATGGCGAACCGCCAGCGCGACTTCTACACCGGGGAGACGAGCCACATCGTCGGCTCGGACCTCGGTCAGAAGCGCACCCACGACATCAACCGGATGAAGATGATCAACTGCTACAAAGGGGTGCGCCACAAGCGCGGGCAGAAGGTCCGCGGACAGCGAACGAAGTCCACCGGTCGCTCCGAGGGCACCATCGGTGTCAACGTCGAAGCGATCAAGGAGGACATGGCTGAGGAAGCAGCGGGTGAAGACGAATGA
- the moaA gene encoding GTP 3',8-cyclase MoaA, translated as MLEDDFGREVTGVRVSLTDRCNFDCVYCHNEGLGDTRGPMEPGDSEMSTDDVVRFLEVVEEYDVRKVKFTGGEPMLRQDLEEIIRRTPDSMETSLTTNGTFLPGRAEALKEAGLARVNVSQDALDPQAFAEITKSGAYDKVMEGVRAAVDAGLTPVKLNMVVFEHTAGYVEEMVEHVAENEGLQLQLIEYMPELTGKPEWNIDIDRVHTWLADIADRVERREMHGRRRYFVNSDAASDGSDGGMVEIVDPVENESFCANCHRVRVTHEGYLKGCLNRNDDLRPMGEMTRAEIREAFEATVANRVPYYGEYLVKDDGEWVVNDEYLGVDLDPVTADD; from the coding sequence ATGCTCGAGGACGACTTCGGTCGGGAGGTGACAGGGGTCCGGGTCTCGCTGACGGACCGGTGTAACTTCGACTGCGTCTACTGTCACAACGAGGGGCTGGGCGACACGCGCGGCCCGATGGAGCCGGGAGACAGCGAGATGTCGACCGACGACGTCGTGCGCTTCCTCGAAGTCGTCGAGGAGTACGACGTCCGCAAGGTGAAGTTCACCGGGGGCGAGCCCATGCTCCGGCAGGACCTCGAAGAGATCATCCGGCGGACCCCCGACTCGATGGAGACCTCCCTCACCACCAACGGGACCTTCCTCCCCGGGCGGGCCGAGGCGCTGAAGGAGGCGGGGCTGGCGCGGGTGAACGTCTCCCAGGACGCGCTCGACCCCCAGGCGTTCGCCGAGATCACGAAGTCGGGCGCGTACGACAAAGTGATGGAGGGCGTCCGGGCCGCCGTCGACGCCGGCCTCACGCCGGTGAAGCTGAACATGGTCGTCTTCGAACACACCGCGGGCTACGTCGAGGAGATGGTCGAGCACGTCGCCGAGAACGAGGGGCTCCAGCTCCAGCTCATCGAGTACATGCCCGAACTCACGGGCAAGCCCGAGTGGAACATCGACATCGACCGCGTCCACACCTGGCTCGCCGACATCGCCGACCGCGTCGAGCGCCGCGAGATGCACGGCCGCCGGCGCTACTTCGTTAACAGCGATGCCGCGTCGGACGGGTCCGACGGCGGCATGGTCGAGATCGTCGACCCCGTCGAGAACGAGTCGTTCTGCGCGAACTGCCACCGCGTGCGCGTCACGCACGAGGGATACCTCAAGGGGTGTCTCAACCGCAACGACGACCTCCGACCGATGGGCGAGATGACCCGCGCGGAGATCCGCGAGGCGTTCGAGGCCACGGTCGCCAACCGAGTGCCCTACTACGGCGAGTACCTCGTCAAGGACGACGGCGAGTGGGTCGTCAACGACGAGTACCTGGGCGTCGACCTCGACCCGGTCACGGCGGACGACTGA
- a CDS encoding Mrp/NBP35 family ATP-binding protein: MDEADVRELLAGVDDPALGDDIVSLGLVNAVELDGETARVSLALGAPYSPQESAIARRVREVLADAGLDADLTAKLPDQSGDEVLPGVKNIVAVASGKGGVGKSTIAVNLAAGLSKLGARVGLFDADVYGPNVPRMVDADEHPQATSQETIVPPEKFGMKLMSMAFLVGEDDPVIWRGPMVHKVLTQLVEDVEWGALDYMVLDLPPGTGDTQLTILQTLPLTGAVIVTTPQEVALDDARKGLRMFGKHDTNVLGIVENMAGFRCPDCGTLHDVFGAGGGRAFADENELPFLGSVPLDPAVREGGDSGKPMVLAEGNETADALRVMTENVANNVGIVHRRRVSR; this comes from the coding sequence ATGGACGAAGCGGACGTACGCGAGCTGTTGGCAGGGGTCGACGACCCGGCACTCGGTGACGACATCGTCTCGCTGGGACTCGTCAACGCCGTCGAACTGGACGGCGAGACCGCCCGCGTGTCGCTCGCGCTCGGGGCGCCGTACTCGCCACAGGAGTCGGCCATCGCCCGGCGTGTTCGGGAAGTACTGGCCGACGCAGGCCTCGACGCGGACCTGACGGCGAAACTCCCCGACCAGTCGGGCGACGAGGTGCTCCCCGGCGTGAAGAACATCGTCGCCGTCGCGTCGGGGAAGGGCGGCGTGGGCAAGTCGACCATCGCCGTCAACCTCGCGGCCGGCCTCTCGAAGCTCGGCGCTCGCGTCGGCCTGTTCGACGCCGACGTCTACGGCCCGAACGTGCCGCGGATGGTCGACGCGGACGAACACCCCCAGGCCACCTCACAGGAGACCATCGTCCCGCCGGAGAAGTTCGGGATGAAGCTCATGAGCATGGCCTTCCTCGTCGGCGAGGACGACCCCGTCATCTGGCGCGGCCCGATGGTCCACAAGGTCCTGACACAACTGGTCGAGGACGTCGAGTGGGGCGCGCTGGACTACATGGTGCTCGACCTCCCGCCGGGGACCGGCGACACGCAGCTCACCATCCTTCAGACGCTCCCCCTCACCGGAGCCGTCATCGTCACCACGCCCCAGGAGGTCGCGCTCGACGACGCACGGAAGGGGCTGCGGATGTTCGGCAAGCACGACACCAACGTGCTGGGCATCGTCGAGAACATGGCCGGCTTCCGCTGTCCGGACTGCGGAACCCTCCACGACGTCTTCGGTGCCGGTGGTGGCCGCGCCTTCGCCGACGAGAACGAACTCCCCTTCCTCGGGTCGGTCCCCCTCGACCCCGCCGTCAGGGAGGGCGGTGACAGCGGGAAGCCGATGGTCTTAGCAGAGGGGAACGAAACCGCCGACGCGCTCCGGGTGATGACCGAGAACGTCGCGAACAACGTCGGCATCGTCCACCGACGGCGCGTCTCGCGATGA
- a CDS encoding uracil-DNA glycosylase has product MDAEQDRLRNPFNMDEACTNCDALPETRTQVVHGYGDVGAEFLFVGDSPSRAADRTGVPFTGDGVGERLQGILGELGFSRSPPDATEPDLQNVFLTYLARCRHPDRPATEAEVTNCDPFLTAEIRMINPHIIVPVGERALRTLAVEYTTRPPESFDIEAAHATTIRGRGFELVPMRSLESQTDADTDAFVEHVVENVFGRDYRQTKGRRSR; this is encoded by the coding sequence GTGGACGCAGAACAAGACCGCCTCCGGAACCCCTTCAACATGGACGAAGCGTGTACGAACTGCGACGCGTTACCCGAGACGCGGACGCAGGTCGTCCACGGCTACGGCGACGTGGGCGCGGAGTTCCTCTTCGTCGGCGACTCCCCCTCCCGGGCGGCCGACCGCACGGGCGTCCCCTTCACGGGTGACGGGGTCGGCGAGCGACTCCAGGGCATCCTCGGCGAACTGGGCTTCTCGCGGTCGCCGCCCGACGCGACCGAACCCGACCTCCAGAACGTCTTTCTCACCTACCTGGCGCGGTGTCGCCACCCCGACCGACCCGCCACCGAGGCCGAGGTGACGAACTGCGACCCGTTCCTGACGGCCGAGATTCGGATGATAAACCCCCACATCATCGTGCCCGTCGGGGAACGGGCGCTCCGAACCCTCGCCGTGGAGTACACCACCCGCCCGCCCGAGAGCTTCGACATCGAGGCGGCGCACGCGACGACCATCCGCGGGAGAGGGTTCGAGTTGGTCCCGATGCGGTCCCTGGAGTCCCAGACCGACGCCGACACCGACGCGTTCGTCGAACACGTCGTCGAGAACGTCTTCGGGCGCGACTACCGCCAGACGAAGGGACGACGGAGTCGCTGA
- a CDS encoding ABC transporter substrate-binding protein yields MVRDIDRRKFLKGAGAAGVAGLAGCIGGGGNGGGESGGESGGESTESGGSEMTETESGGSEMTETESEGTSSSGSMSGPDGLVIIGYPESGIQLFRDYYSQTDGSHAILIPDGLRDGALPAQVGNPMENVTGTAPAAGGPNQEAFTSLFEEQYGSAPGVFTSQSFDSAAIGILANAAAGENSGPAVKDQMRRIANPGGMEVGPQNFVEGVEAAANGDDINYQGASSATNFDQNGDPASAAYAIWEFEGVESQSTTTLETQSFSGQNPDGSGPSADSGPGGSDREVSLGILLPETGDLASTGQPMIQAAQIPGTLVNESNPAGLSVSAQVEDTQTSPSAGVAAGQSLASAGVPFVCGTASSGVNVPFSQQVAIPNEIVGCSPSSTALSVTNLEDNDFIFRTAPSDRLQGRVMAQVMAERLGASSVSTLYVNNDYGQQLSNRFSSVFEDSFDGEVMTQVAFNIGESSYSSVIESALSGGGN; encoded by the coding sequence ATGGTCCGTGATATCGACCGACGTAAGTTCCTGAAAGGAGCCGGCGCAGCCGGTGTTGCTGGTCTCGCCGGCTGTATCGGTGGGGGCGGAAACGGTGGCGGCGAATCCGGTGGCGAGTCCGGCGGTGAAAGCACCGAATCCGGCGGTTCGGAGATGACCGAGACCGAGAGCGGTGGTTCGGAGATGACCGAGACCGAGAGCGAGGGCACCAGTTCGAGCGGGAGTATGAGCGGTCCCGACGGCCTCGTCATCATCGGCTATCCGGAGTCCGGTATCCAACTGTTCCGCGACTACTACAGCCAGACTGACGGGAGCCACGCCATCCTCATCCCCGACGGTCTCCGCGACGGGGCGCTCCCCGCACAGGTGGGTAATCCGATGGAGAACGTCACCGGGACGGCCCCGGCCGCCGGCGGCCCGAATCAGGAAGCGTTCACCAGCCTCTTCGAAGAGCAGTACGGCTCCGCGCCCGGCGTGTTCACGTCGCAGTCGTTCGACTCCGCGGCCATCGGCATCCTCGCCAACGCGGCAGCGGGCGAGAACAGCGGTCCCGCCGTCAAGGACCAGATGCGCCGCATCGCCAACCCCGGTGGGATGGAGGTCGGCCCGCAGAACTTCGTCGAGGGCGTCGAAGCCGCGGCGAACGGCGACGACATCAACTACCAGGGTGCCTCCTCGGCGACGAACTTCGACCAGAACGGCGACCCCGCCTCGGCGGCGTACGCCATCTGGGAGTTCGAGGGCGTCGAGTCGCAGTCGACGACCACCCTCGAAACCCAGTCGTTCTCCGGGCAGAACCCCGACGGGAGCGGCCCGTCGGCCGACAGCGGCCCCGGCGGCAGCGACCGGGAGGTCTCGCTCGGAATCCTCCTGCCGGAGACGGGTGACCTCGCGTCGACCGGCCAGCCGATGATTCAGGCCGCACAGATCCCGGGGACGCTCGTCAACGAGAGCAACCCGGCCGGCCTCTCCGTGAGCGCCCAGGTCGAGGACACGCAGACCTCACCCAGCGCGGGCGTCGCGGCCGGTCAGTCGCTCGCCAGCGCCGGCGTCCCGTTCGTCTGTGGCACCGCCTCCTCTGGCGTGAACGTCCCGTTCTCCCAGCAGGTCGCCATCCCGAACGAAATCGTCGGCTGCTCGCCCTCGTCGACGGCGCTGTCGGTGACGAATCTGGAGGACAACGACTTCATCTTCCGGACCGCACCCTCGGACCGCCTGCAGGGTCGTGTGATGGCGCAGGTCATGGCCGAGCGCCTCGGTGCCTCCTCGGTGTCGACGCTGTACGTCAACAACGACTACGGCCAGCAGCTATCGAACCGGTTCTCCAGCGTGTTCGAGGACAGCTTCGACGGCGAGGTCATGACGCAGGTCGCGTTCAACATCGGCGAGTCGTCGTACTCGTCGGTCATCGAGAGCGCGCTCTCGGGCGGCGGCAACTGA